Proteins encoded within one genomic window of Etheostoma cragini isolate CJK2018 chromosome 21, CSU_Ecrag_1.0, whole genome shotgun sequence:
- the acadsb gene encoding short/branched chain specific acyl-CoA dehydrogenase, mitochondrial, which translates to MAAPLVRMFSKSCRQISRPWGACQAGWRSRSTTAAPDMASDHPAGLVFPPLQTYSEEESMMREAVKKYAQERIAPFVSKMDENSAMDEEVLKSLFEQGLMGIEIEPEYNGTGSSFFSSILVIEELAKVDPSVAVLCDIQNTLINTLFAKLGTAAQKEHYLSRLSTDMIGSFCLSEAESGSDAFSLKTRAEKHKDYYIINGSKMWISNAEHAGVFLVMANVDPSAGYRGITCFIVDRDTEGLEICKKENKLGLRASSTCPLNFDNVKVPEKNILGQVGQGYKYAIGMLNEGRIGIAAQMLGLAQGCFDHTIPYTRQRVQFGKRIFDFQGMQHQIAHVATQIEAGRVLTYNAARLKEAGRPFIKEACMAKYFTAEVATLTTSKCIEWMGGVGFTKDYPIEKYYRDCKIGTIYEGTTNVQLSTIAKFIDKEYDH; encoded by the exons atggCTGCACCCTTGGTCAGGATGTTCTCAAAG TCATGCAGACAGATATCTCGACCATGGGGCGCATGCCAGGCCGGATGGAGGAGCAGGTCCACCACTGCTGCCCCAGATATGGCTTCAGACCACCCAGCTGGGCTGGTCTTTCCTCCCCTTCAAACATATTCAGAGGAGGAGAGCATGATGAGGGAAGCAG ttaaaaaatatgCACAAGAGCGCATTGCTCCATTTGTGTCAAAGATGGATGAAAATTCTGCCATGGACGAGGAAGTGCTCAAATCTCTCTTTGAACAGGGt ctCATGGGCATTGAGATTGAGCCAGAGTACAATGGCACTGGCTCCTCATTCTTCTCCTCAATTCTGGTCATTGAGGAGCTGGCGAAGGTGGACCCGTCTGTGGCTGTGCTCTGTGACATCCAGAACACACTGATCAACACACTGTTTGCTAAATTGGGTACAGCAGCTCAGAAAGAGCATTACCTGAGCCGACTGTCAACTGACATG ATTGGAAGCTTCTGCCTCTCTGAAGCAGAGTCGGGGAGTGATGCCTTCTCTCTGAAGACCCGTGCCGAAAAACACAAGGACTATTACATCATCAATGGATCCAAGATGTGGATCAGCAATGCAGAGCATGCAGGTGTTTTTCTGGTGATGGCCAATGTAGACCCCTCTGCT GGATACAGAGGCATCACATGCTTCATCGTGGACCGGGACACTGAGGGACTTGAGATTTGCAAGAAGGAAAACAAGCTCGGCCTGCGTGCGTCCTCCACCTGCCCTCTTAACTTTGACAATGTCAAG GTACCGGAGAAGAACATTTTGGGACAGGTCGGTCAGGGCTACAAGTATGCTATCGGAATGTTGAATGAGGGCAGGATTGGAATTGCTGCTCAG atgCTGGGACTGGCACAGGGTTGTTTTGACCACACTATTCCTTACACCAGACAGAGAGTGCAGTTTGGAAAACGCATCTTTGACTTCCAG GGCATGCAGCACCAAATAGCCCACGTGGCAACACAGATTGAAGCCGGCCGAGTGCTGACATACAACGCTGCCCGTCTGAAGGAAGCTGGGAGACCTTTTATTAAGGAGGCCTGCATGGCTAAATACTTCACTGCAGAG gTTGCAACCCTAACAACATCAAAATGCATTGAATGGATGGGAGGGGTAGGCTTCACCAAAGACTACCCCATAGAGAAATACTACAGGGACTGCAAAATTG GTACCATTTATGAGGGCACAACAAATGTCCAGCTATCCACTATCGCCAAGTTCATTGATAAGGAGTATGATCACTGA
- the bub3 gene encoding mitotic checkpoint protein BUB3, producing the protein MMTGSNEYKLNQGPEDGISAVKFSPSTAQFLLVSSWDCTVRLFDVAGNTMRMKYQHSAPVFDCAFYDPTHVWSGGLDAQLKTHDLNTDQDTIVGAHDAAIRCVEYCPEVNVMVTGSWDRSVRLWDPRTPCNAGTFTQPEKVYTLSVAGDRLIVGTAGRRVLVWDLRNMGYVQQRRESSLKYQTRCIRAFPNKQGYVLSSIEGRVAVEYLDPSQEVQKKKYAFKCHRLKEEGIEFVYPVNAISFHSIHNTFATGGSDGFVNIWDPFNKKRLCQFHRYPTSIASLAFNNDGTMLAIASSYMHERGDISHAEDAIFIRQVTDAETKPKST; encoded by the exons ATG ATGACAGGCTCAAACGAGTACAAGCTAAACCAGGGACCAGAGGACGGCATTTCTGCTGTCAAGTTCAGCCCCAGCACAGCCCAATTCCTGCTGGTTTCTTCCTGGGACTGCACTGTTCGCCTCTTTGATGTTGCAGGCAACACCATGCGGATGAAATACCAGCATTCAGCTCCAGTTTTTGACTGTGCTTTTTAT GACCCAACACATGTTTGGAGTGGAGGTTTAGATGCACAATTAAAAACTCACGATTTGAACACAGACCAAG ATACAATAGTTGGAGCACATGATGCCGCCATTCGTTGTGTGGAGTACTGCCCAGAGGTTAATGTCATGGTAACAGGTAGCTGGGACAGATCAGTTCGGCTCTGGGACCCAAGGACGCCCTGCAATGCTGGCACATTTACCCAGCCTGAAAAG GTGTATACCCTCTCTGTGGCTGGAGATAGGCTGATCGTTGGCACAGCTGGAAGACGAGTCCTGGTTTGGGATTTAAGGAACATGGGCTACGTTCAGCAAAGGAGAGAGTCCAGTCTCAAGTATCAGACGCGCTGCATTAGAGCCTTCCCCAACAAACAG GGCTACGTCTTGAGTTCAATCGAGGGACGTGTAGCTGTGGAGTACCTGGACCCGAGCCAGGAGGTTCAGAAGAAGAAGTATGCCTTCAAATGCCACAGGCTGAAGGAGGAAGGAATTGAGTTTGTTTACCCCGTCAATGCCATCTCGTTTCACAGTATTCATAACACCTTTGCCACAG GTGGCTCAGACGGCTTTGTAAACATCTGGGACCCGTTCAACAAGAAGCGTCTGTGTCAGTTCCACAGGTACCCGACCAGCATCGCATCACTGGCGTTCAATAACGATGGCACCATGCTTGCAATTGCCTCCTCCTACATGCATGAGAGAGGAGACATCAGCCACGCAGAAGATGCCATCTTCATCCGCCAAGTCACGGATGCTGAGACAAAACCCAA GTCAACCTAA
- the LOC117937065 gene encoding zinc finger protein Pegasus-like, with the protein MEEIKTEPVDFVKEFQEYLTQQTQHVNMISGSVCGEKEPGEPFQAVAPRSEQNGLDPSVEVNLPMEDGSDVQMDGLERTCDGKYKCSYCSYANKGMARLIEHIRIHTGEKPHRCQLCPFASAYERHLEAHMRSHTGEKPYKCDLCAFRCSDRSNLSHHRRRRHKLLPTRVVRSPFSNKRILSSLQKRTGSLGFNRRLLINFNPPSMVMPKSDYLNDLSHKVHHHLNSSEYGNHPKVDENDTHNRVANGLTFNNPLDQLSTLAGQLTDLPPESQTRASPDRESLKDEKPILIQQVSGEHVAMCSNEAQTLPPKNESPISGHGSCSPAPGLGFESTLTASRSNSQPSTPTPALNTPDQRLLQKCQHCDIHFLDNILYTIHMGCHGYEQPFQCNICGHMCIDKYDFSCHFARGQHKK; encoded by the exons ATGGAAGAGATAAAGACCGAGCCTGTGGATTTTGTGAAGGAATTCCAAGAATACCTGACACAGCAAACCCAGCACGTCAACATGATCTCAGGCTCGGTTTGCGGTGAAAAAGAGCCAGGGGAGCCGTTTCAAGCCG TTGCGCCCAGGAGTGAGCAAAATGGTCTGGATCCGTCTGTGGAGGTGAACCTGCCGATGGAGGATGGGTCAGATGTACAAATGGACGGCCTGGAGAGGACCTGCGATGGAAAGTACAAGTGCAGCTACTGCAGCTATGCCAACAAGGGCATGGCTCGTTTAATAGAGCACATCCGCATCCACACAG GAGAAAAGCCTCATCGCTGCCAGCTGTGCCCGTTTGCTTCAGCGTACGAGCGCCACTTGGAAGCCCACATGCGCTcgcacacaggagagaaaccgtACAAATGTGACCTCTGTGCCTTCCGCTGTAGCGACCGCAGCAACCTGTCGCACCACCGTCGCCGCCGCCACAAGCTCCTGCCCACCAGAGTTGTCCGTTCTCCTTTCTCCAACAAAAGAATTTTGAGCTCCCTACAGAAGAGAACCGGCTCACTGGGCTTCAATAGGCGACTACTCATCAACTTCAACCCTCCCTCCATGGTGATGCCAAAGTCGGATTATCTGAATGACTTGTCTCACAAAGTCCACCACCATTTGAATAGCAGTGAGTATGGTAACCATCCCAAAGTAGATGAGAACGACACTCACAACAGAGTTGCTAATGGTTTGACTTTCAATAACCCACTGGACCAGCTGTCTACACTTGCTGGCCAGTTAACCGACCTTCCTCCTGAGTCCCAGACTCGTGCATCCCCAGACAGGGAGTCCCTAAAAGACGAGAAGCCCATCCTCATACAACAGGTCTCTGGTGAACACGTTGCCATGTGTTCAAATGAAGCACAGACTTTACCACCTAAAAATGAATCTCCCATCTCAGGTCACGGGAGTTGCAGTCCTGCTCCCGGCCTCGGTTTTGAGAGTACTCTAACTGCGAGTCGTAGCAACAGCCAGCCGAGCACACCCACCCCTGCCCTGAACACACCGGACCAACGGCTCTTACAGAAATGCCAGCACTGTGATATTCACTTTCTGGATAATATCCTCTACACCATTCACATGGGGTGTCATGGCTACGAACAACCATTCCAGTGCAACATCTGTGGTCACATGTGCATAGACAAGTACGACTTTTCATGCCATTTTGCCCGTggacaacataaaaaatga
- the LOC117937260 gene encoding homeobox protein HMX3-B — protein sequence MADSDAQETRQPAKDSPFSIKNLLNIEDKPTKPKSSLGSSKAVFEGSFFSRFGDLSFPRFELPTQRFGLSAQYLERASTWWYPYSLGTHLRTGGSEKANLREASPAPDRRSPDLPKSDQDAREESADDDVALEESDSEEPKKEKDQEDDWRRKTDELDSESKPCRKKKTRTVFSRSQVFQLESTFDIKRYLSSSERAGLAASLHLTETQVKIWFQNRRNKWKRQLAAELEAANLSHAAAQRIVRVPILYHENGAPETTVANSPGSQSLLAFPHNMYYSHPVPLLRPV from the exons ATGGCAGACTCTGATGCGCAAGAGACTCGCCAACCTGCAAAAGACTCTCCCTTCTCCATAAAGAACCTGCTAAACATCGAGGACAAACCCACTAAACCCAAAAGCTCCCTTGGCTCATCCAAAGCAGTGTTTGAAGGCAGCTTCTTCTCTCGGTTTGGTGACTTGTCTTTCCCTCGATTTGAGTTGCCCACACAGAGATTTGGACTATCAGCGCAGTATTTGGAGAGAGCGTCTACCTGGTGGTACCCATACTCACTCGGGACTCATCTGAGGACTGGAG GGTCTGAGAAGGCCAACCTGAGGGAAGCATCACCGGCACCGGACCGGCGCTCACCGGATCTCCCAAAAAGTGACCAAGATGCCAGAGAGGAAAGCGCCGACGACGATGTCGCGCTGGAGGAAAGCGACTCGGAAGagccaaagaaagaaaaagaccaGGAGGACGACTGGAGGAGGAAAACGGACGAGCTGGACTCCGAGAGCAAGCCCTGTCGGAAGAAGAAGACACGCACCGTGTTTTCCAGGAGTCAGGTCTTCCAGCTCGAGTCCACCTTCGACATAAAGCGCTACCTGAGCAGCTCGGAGAGGGCCGGCCTGGCCGCGTCCCTGCACCTGACAGAGACCCAGGTCAAAATCTGGTTCCAGAACCGGAGGAATAAGTGGAAAAGGCAGCTGGCCGCGGAGCTGGAGGCGGCCAACCTGAGCCATGCGGCGGCGCAGAGGATTGTGCGGGTTCCCATACTTTACCACGAGAACGGAGCCCCAGAAACCACCGTTGCAAACTCACCGGGCAGCCAGTCCCTCCTGGCTTTCCCCCATAACATGTACTACTCGCACCCGGTCCCACTGCTGAGGCCTGTTTAA